The DNA segment CTGAAATCAGTACATTTTCTGTGGACGACACTGGAAATCTCATCAAATGTCCGAGTTGTGGTGCGGAGAAAATCCAACTGCTGACTTCCATCAAAGATTTAAAATCCTTTATCTCGTTTTTATTTTCATTTCTCGTTTTTGTACTACCGTTTTACAATAGATACCAATACAAATGTGAATCTTGTGGTTTTGAATTTTCTGATGAAACGACCAAACCGCGGGGAATTAGTTCCAAGAATATTGCTTAATTTAAAAAGGTATGATTCTTCAAAATCTTGATATCTACTTGTCAAGTACACGACACGCAATTCATCTACAAAATGCAACATTTCGGTGATTTTATTTGCTAGAATTAAATTTTTATTTCCAATTTTACTTTTCGAAAAAAAAGCAACAATAGTATGGAGCATGCAATAAAAATTATGATCTACATCCACGCGTTTTTTGGTGGAATTGGTTTAATAACTGGCTTAGGGAGTGTAATAGTACAAAAAGGTAGTAATATCCATAAGAAATTAGGAACTGCATTTTCGTATTCGATGATTTTGAGTTCAATCATTTCTTTGATTGTGGCACGAATGCCTAATCACGAGAATTTATTTTTGTTCTTAATTGGAATCTTTACTATTTACCTGGTTTTGTCTGGTACGAGAGCCCTCAAGCTTCGAGCTAAATATAAAACCAAAGCCGATTTAATGGATAAAATAATTTCGGGAAGCATGTTGCTTTTATCTTTGATTATGCTCTCGGTGGGTATTATAGGAATTCTGCAGGAAATAGCCAACAGTATTCTATATGTATTTTTCGGAGGTTTTGGACTCTTAATGAGCATCAAAGATTTTCGAACTTTCAAAACTTTTAGCAGCAACAAAAATGCTTGGATCAAAAGTCACATTGGGCGTATGGTAGGTGCTCTGATTGCATCTATTACAGCTTTTATGGTAGCTGGACTTAATATCGGAACAGTTGTGGTTTGGATTACACCAACCATTGTGGGGACTATTTATATCATTTTTTGGACCAGAAAATTTAGCAACCCAAAAGTAGTAGTTAAGGAATAGCGGACATCGCATTTAGGTCGTGCCTGATACTGCTGTAAAAAATGTGCCTTATTTTATAAAACTTTGGCTACACCAACATGTATTTTTACAACTTCAGATACTTAAAACTATGCAAGACGACAAACCACAATTTAGCCAACATCTCTCAAACGAACAGACTTTTCTTTCTTGGGTCCGCACTGGTCTCGAAGTAATGGCTTTTGGAATTGTCTCGGTGAAATTTTCTTTATTCACTAATCAACTAGTAGGAATTCTTCTTGTGGGTGGTGGTGCTTTGATGAACCTATTTGCTTACTTAAAATACCGACAAAATCTCCGCCGACTTCGGGAAGCTGAATTTAAATATTCGCATAAAATGGTGACGGTTGTAATAATCGGAATTATGATGATAAGCATTACGCTACTCGTTATTTTGTATGACGCTTATATTACCGGCGATGCCACGCCCGTGCCTCTAAAGGATAAAATTGAAGAAACGAGCGGTTTGCCCGCAGACTCATCCTTTACCGAAGCTCCTAAAAATTAAAATATTTTTAATTAGTGTTCAAAAGAAAGCGGTTCGCAGTTTACAATCTACGGGCCGCTTTTAATGAAGTGTTTTGTTTCTGCCATTTGAAAGAAAATTTCCCTTGGATGAAATTTAGATTGTTGACTGTCGATATTTAGTATTGGTCATTTGAAAACCTTTTTCAAGTTATTTTACTGAGTCTTTAATCGAAGGTATTTATTGCAGCCCGGATGGCAATGGAAAGCCCGGAGCAAAAAAAGCCAGTTTTTTGGGCAGAAAAGAGCGACCAAC comes from the Flavobacterium ardleyense genome and includes:
- a CDS encoding putative signal transducing protein yields the protein MENNKFKKIGQFQYSSEAYIYKGKLESEGIEVFVRDNHTVDTDPLISNAIGGVKLFVRVEDYAEAMEILSEISTFSVDDTGNLIKCPSCGAEKIQLLTSIKDLKSFISFLFSFLVFVLPFYNRYQYKCESCGFEFSDETTKPRGISSKNIA
- a CDS encoding YidH family protein — its product is MQDDKPQFSQHLSNEQTFLSWVRTGLEVMAFGIVSVKFSLFTNQLVGILLVGGGALMNLFAYLKYRQNLRRLREAEFKYSHKMVTVVIIGIMMISITLLVILYDAYITGDATPVPLKDKIEETSGLPADSSFTEAPKN